Proteins encoded within one genomic window of Candidatus Thiodiazotropha endoloripes:
- a CDS encoding NAD(P)(+) transhydrogenase (Re/Si-specific) subunit beta: MEISANTQSIAYLISAILFILALKGLTHPASARRGNYLGMIGMAIAILATLFGSEVQSYGFIVAGVAAGALIGSVVASRVEMTAMPQLVAALHSFVGMAAVLVAIGTYLNHDAAGTLNPVMMGELSAGIIIGAITFSGSVVAFAKLQGLVSGAPVKFKGQHMLNAAIGVATVLLGIHFGMTESMTSLVLMTLLAFVLGFTLIIPIGGADMPVIISMLNSYSGWAAAATGFTLGNLLLIIVGALVGFSGAILSFIMCRAMNRSIINVVFGGFGSESGGEASAVGQAAQKGVKSASVDDAIYWMEDAGKVIIVPGYGMAVAQAQHALKEMMELLEQRNVEVKFAIHPVAGRMPGHMNVLLAEADIPYDHVQEMDEVNPEFPTSDVTLVVGANDVVNPAAKSDSSSPIYGMPILDASKSRQVYFLKRSMSPGYSGVDNLLFYQDNTSLIFGDAKDTIEGMVSALKGGGH; this comes from the coding sequence ATGGAGATTTCAGCAAACACCCAGTCGATCGCTTACCTGATATCAGCGATCCTATTCATACTGGCCCTCAAAGGCCTGACACATCCCGCATCAGCAAGACGCGGTAACTATCTCGGCATGATCGGTATGGCAATTGCCATACTGGCCACCCTGTTTGGCAGTGAAGTTCAATCCTACGGTTTCATCGTCGCCGGTGTTGCCGCCGGTGCACTGATCGGCTCCGTTGTTGCATCAAGGGTTGAGATGACCGCAATGCCCCAGCTGGTTGCCGCGTTGCACAGTTTTGTGGGTATGGCCGCTGTCTTGGTGGCGATCGGCACCTATCTCAACCATGATGCCGCCGGTACACTCAATCCGGTGATGATGGGTGAGTTATCCGCCGGAATCATCATCGGTGCGATCACCTTCTCAGGCTCTGTGGTGGCATTCGCCAAGCTGCAGGGTCTGGTCAGCGGTGCGCCGGTCAAGTTCAAAGGTCAGCATATGCTGAATGCCGCCATCGGTGTAGCCACGGTTCTGCTGGGGATCCATTTCGGCATGACCGAGAGCATGACCTCACTGGTGCTGATGACCCTGCTCGCCTTCGTGCTCGGGTTTACCCTGATCATCCCGATTGGCGGGGCGGATATGCCGGTCATTATCTCAATGCTCAACAGCTACTCTGGATGGGCCGCCGCTGCGACCGGTTTCACCCTGGGTAATCTGTTGTTGATCATCGTAGGCGCCTTGGTTGGATTCTCCGGTGCCATCCTCTCCTTCATCATGTGCCGGGCGATGAACCGTTCGATCATCAACGTGGTGTTTGGTGGCTTCGGCAGTGAAAGCGGCGGTGAAGCCAGTGCAGTAGGGCAGGCTGCGCAAAAAGGTGTGAAGTCCGCCTCTGTGGATGATGCGATCTACTGGATGGAGGATGCAGGCAAGGTGATCATCGTGCCCGGCTACGGTATGGCGGTAGCCCAGGCTCAGCATGCACTGAAAGAGATGATGGAGCTGCTCGAACAGCGCAATGTGGAGGTCAAGTTCGCCATTCATCCGGTGGCGGGTCGTATGCCCGGCCACATGAATGTATTGCTGGCGGAAGCGGATATTCCCTACGATCATGTGCAGGAGATGGATGAGGTCAATCCTGAATTTCCGACCTCGGATGTGACCCTGGTGGTTGGTGCCAACGACGTGGTCAATCCGGCCGCCAAGTCGGACTCCTCCAGCCCCATCTATGGCATGCCGATACTCGATGCCTCCAAGTCACGGCAGGTCTATTTCCTCAAACGCTCCATGAGTCCCGGTTATTCCGGGGTGGATAACCTGCTCTTCTATCAGGATAATACCTCTCTGATCTTTGGCGATGCCAAGGATACGATAGAGGGCATGGTTTCTGCACTCAAAGGGGGCGGTCATTGA
- a CDS encoding proton-translocating transhydrogenase family protein: MPDTLVALYVFVLSCFIGYWVIWGVTPSLHTPLVALTNAISGIIIVGALLVTGLESVGTAAEIFGFIAVLLASINVFGGFLVTNRMLAMFKKKDK; encoded by the coding sequence ATGCCTGACACACTAGTCGCACTATATGTATTTGTTCTCTCCTGCTTCATCGGCTACTGGGTGATCTGGGGGGTAACCCCGTCACTGCATACTCCGTTGGTGGCACTGACCAATGCCATATCCGGAATCATCATCGTCGGCGCACTGCTGGTAACCGGTCTTGAATCGGTTGGCACCGCTGCAGAGATTTTTGGCTTTATTGCGGTGCTATTGGCCTCAATCAATGTATTCGGCGGATTCCTGGTAACCAATCGCATGCTTGCCATGTTCAAGAAAAAAGATAAGTGA
- a CDS encoding lytic transglycosylase domain-containing protein yields MTLLTMKTARECLGTLFLAGLVFVVPMSAEAEIYKYKDSRGGIHFTDKPMKGNYRLLWRSGKKQSRKGRFSMKKFRQNKAEVSPFIDDVAKQLHLHPGLLHAIVRVESAYDPKAVSHKGAQGLMQLMPATAKRYGVENSYDPQQNLWGGATYLKDLLRMFEYDIKLALAAYNAGENAVLKYGKQIPPYPETQQYVKKVLNEFERNRLAMLN; encoded by the coding sequence GTGACACTATTGACGATGAAAACAGCCAGAGAGTGCCTGGGAACCCTGTTCCTGGCCGGGCTTGTTTTTGTCGTGCCAATGAGTGCCGAAGCGGAGATCTACAAATACAAGGATTCCAGAGGGGGTATCCACTTCACCGACAAACCCATGAAGGGTAACTACCGGCTGCTCTGGCGCAGCGGCAAGAAGCAGAGCCGGAAAGGCCGCTTCAGTATGAAAAAATTCAGGCAAAACAAGGCTGAAGTCTCACCCTTCATTGATGATGTCGCGAAACAGCTGCATCTCCATCCTGGACTCCTGCATGCCATCGTCAGAGTGGAATCGGCCTACGATCCCAAAGCAGTCTCACACAAAGGGGCGCAGGGGCTGATGCAACTGATGCCGGCAACGGCAAAACGGTATGGTGTGGAAAACTCCTACGATCCCCAACAGAACCTGTGGGGTGGGGCGACCTATCTTAAGGATCTGCTGAGAATGTTTGAGTATGACATCAAGCTGGCGCTTGCGGCCTATAACGCCGGTGAGAATGCGGTGCTCAAGTATGGCAAGCAGATTCCCCCCTATCCTGAAACCCAGCAATATGTGAAGAAGGTGCTGAACGAATTCGAGCGTAATCGTTTGGCGATGCTGAACTGA
- the hrpA gene encoding ATP-dependent RNA helicase HrpA: protein MHESSDSKLPLIDDLPDPAELELCMQADRHRFSQRLKGVKKRLASGADYSQAALKLVQQIRASQQRLQQRQANLPVPAFPAELPVSQRLDEIKKLIAENQVVILCGETGSGKSTQLPKICLSLGRGVSGYIGHTQPRRMAARSLAARVASELDSKTGEHVGYKVRFSDRVGPNTHIKLMTDGILLAEIQQDPYLNQYDTLIIDEAHERSLNIDFILGYLKQLLPKRPELKLIVTSATIDPERFAEHFSQAPIIEVSGRTYPVEVHYRCQEEEPENERDDPMQQGIVDAVDELSRHSQGDILVFLSGEREIRETAENLRKHKLKATELVPLYARLSAQEQARVFKSHTSRRIVLSTNVAETSLTVPGIRYVIDTGFARISRYSHRSKVQRLPIERVSQASANQRKGRCGRVAAGICIRLYSEQDFDDRPAFTEPEIQRTNLASVILQMKLLGLGDISQFPFIDPPDNRLIKDGYRVLEEIGAVDGDRRITRLGRQLSRLPVDPRIGRMLLEAAHHHCLNEVMVIAAALSVQDPRDRPVEKQQQADQMHAKHQHEQSDFMGYLNLWQEVESQRKHLSKRKFHSWSKQHFLSWNRLQEWHDIHAQLRGQMHEMGYRENSAEAGYQEIHMALLSGLLSHIGFKGKSHDYLGARNSHFFIYPGSGLFKKQPKWVLAAELVETSKLYGRTIAQIQPEWIEKSAGHLLQRSHSEPHWEKRRGQVAGYEKVTLFGVTIVPRRKINFSPVDPVVAREIFIRSALVDGDFHTRAPFWRHNQQLIADIHALEAKSRRRDILVDEERIYSFYDQRIPEGISTTPGFEKWLRNQTTKQPKLLYLKEQDLMRDASQQVSAELFPDRFNLNGMQLPLEYHFEPGSQTDGVTLVVPQDVLNQVSDARLQWLVPGLLRERAIMLIRGLPKALRRAFVPVPDFADACLKGVTPSDRPLVQVLGERLKELTGVHVPEDAWSQSEIPAHLQMRLKVVDEAGKGLESSRDLTALKKRHATQSSAEHRQLSSPELEQSGIKRWDFPPLPQQMSVAQGGIQLQGYPALIDEGESVSIRLLDAEFNARRLHKAGVRRLLMIKLSKETRYLRKNLTNLDRMRLLYAKVPAPVQGAGSSGSNNLEDELVIKVFDQTFLDGQEEIRDKESFEQRYQACKAELMTNSNLLCEQLLKIFEVYHQAHRTIHGINQINWMKSVMDMREQLDRLVYQGFLQQIPENQLKEYPRYLKGLLMRAEKLSHAAARDQQRMAEMAELLQKWKQWDELCRKEARTDQRIEEIRWGLEELRVSLFAQELGTKYPVSVKRLSKRARELGL from the coding sequence ATGCACGAAAGCTCAGACAGTAAATTACCCCTGATAGACGATCTGCCGGATCCGGCAGAGCTGGAGCTCTGCATGCAGGCGGATCGCCACCGCTTCAGTCAGCGCCTGAAAGGGGTGAAAAAACGACTGGCCAGTGGCGCCGATTACAGCCAGGCGGCGCTGAAGCTTGTGCAGCAGATCAGGGCATCACAACAGCGTCTGCAGCAACGCCAGGCAAATCTGCCAGTACCTGCTTTCCCCGCCGAGCTACCGGTCAGTCAGCGTCTTGATGAGATCAAGAAACTGATTGCGGAAAACCAGGTGGTGATTCTGTGCGGTGAGACCGGTTCGGGAAAATCGACTCAACTGCCGAAGATCTGTCTCAGCCTCGGAAGAGGAGTATCAGGCTATATCGGTCATACCCAGCCCCGGCGTATGGCGGCCCGCTCACTGGCGGCCAGGGTGGCTTCTGAGCTCGACTCCAAGACCGGTGAACATGTGGGCTACAAGGTGCGCTTCAGCGACCGGGTTGGACCGAATACCCACATCAAACTGATGACCGACGGTATCCTGCTGGCTGAGATTCAGCAGGATCCCTATCTCAATCAATACGATACCCTGATCATCGATGAAGCCCATGAGCGGAGTCTGAATATCGATTTCATCCTCGGCTATTTGAAACAGCTGCTGCCGAAACGCCCGGAGCTGAAGCTGATCGTTACCTCTGCAACCATCGATCCCGAACGCTTTGCCGAGCACTTCAGTCAGGCGCCAATCATTGAGGTATCCGGGCGAACCTACCCGGTCGAGGTCCACTATCGGTGCCAGGAGGAGGAGCCGGAAAATGAGCGGGACGATCCGATGCAGCAGGGGATCGTGGACGCAGTGGATGAGCTCTCAAGACACTCCCAGGGGGACATCCTGGTATTTCTCAGTGGCGAACGGGAGATTCGCGAGACCGCTGAGAATCTGCGCAAGCACAAACTGAAGGCCACGGAACTGGTGCCCCTCTACGCCCGGCTAAGCGCCCAGGAGCAGGCACGGGTCTTCAAGTCCCATACCAGTCGACGCATCGTTCTGTCCACCAACGTGGCCGAGACTTCACTGACGGTGCCCGGTATCCGCTACGTTATCGATACCGGATTTGCCCGCATCAGTCGCTACAGCCATCGCAGCAAAGTGCAGCGCCTGCCGATCGAACGGGTCTCCCAGGCGTCCGCCAACCAACGTAAGGGGCGTTGTGGGCGGGTTGCTGCCGGCATCTGTATCCGTCTCTACAGCGAACAGGATTTCGACGATCGCCCAGCCTTTACCGAACCCGAGATACAGCGAACCAATCTGGCTTCGGTGATTCTGCAGATGAAGCTGCTGGGATTGGGGGATATCAGTCAGTTTCCGTTTATCGATCCGCCCGACAATCGTCTGATCAAGGATGGCTACCGGGTGTTGGAGGAGATCGGTGCAGTAGATGGCGACCGCCGGATCACCCGGTTGGGGCGCCAGCTCTCCCGTCTGCCGGTAGATCCGCGAATCGGCAGAATGCTGCTGGAGGCGGCACACCACCACTGTCTCAATGAAGTGATGGTGATCGCCGCTGCACTGAGCGTGCAGGATCCCCGTGACCGGCCTGTGGAGAAGCAGCAGCAGGCCGATCAGATGCATGCCAAGCATCAGCATGAGCAATCGGATTTCATGGGCTATCTGAACCTGTGGCAGGAGGTTGAGTCCCAGCGCAAGCATCTTTCGAAAAGAAAATTTCACAGCTGGAGCAAACAGCACTTCCTCTCCTGGAACCGGCTGCAGGAGTGGCACGACATCCATGCCCAGTTACGCGGCCAGATGCACGAGATGGGTTATCGTGAGAACAGTGCGGAAGCGGGATACCAGGAGATCCATATGGCGTTGCTCAGTGGTCTGCTGAGTCATATCGGATTCAAAGGCAAATCCCATGACTACCTTGGGGCACGAAACAGCCACTTTTTCATCTACCCGGGATCCGGGTTATTCAAGAAGCAGCCGAAGTGGGTGCTGGCCGCTGAACTGGTGGAGACCAGCAAGCTCTATGGCAGAACCATCGCCCAGATACAACCGGAGTGGATCGAGAAGTCTGCTGGTCATCTGTTGCAGCGCAGCCACTCGGAACCCCACTGGGAGAAACGGCGGGGACAGGTGGCCGGTTATGAGAAGGTGACCCTGTTCGGCGTCACTATCGTGCCCCGTAGAAAGATCAATTTCAGTCCCGTGGATCCGGTGGTCGCCAGAGAGATCTTCATACGCTCTGCCCTGGTGGACGGGGATTTTCATACCCGCGCCCCGTTCTGGCGACACAATCAGCAGCTGATTGCCGACATCCATGCTCTGGAAGCCAAGTCCCGGCGACGGGATATTCTGGTGGACGAGGAGCGCATCTACAGCTTTTACGATCAGCGCATCCCCGAGGGCATCTCCACCACCCCGGGGTTTGAAAAATGGTTGCGTAACCAGACGACAAAACAGCCGAAACTGCTCTATCTGAAAGAGCAGGATCTGATGCGGGATGCTTCACAACAGGTTTCAGCCGAACTGTTCCCAGATCGATTCAACCTGAATGGCATGCAGCTGCCCCTGGAGTACCACTTTGAACCGGGCAGTCAAACCGACGGGGTTACCCTGGTGGTGCCTCAGGATGTGCTGAACCAGGTCAGTGACGCCCGCCTGCAGTGGCTGGTACCGGGCCTGTTGCGTGAGCGGGCGATCATGCTGATCCGGGGGCTGCCGAAGGCGCTTCGGCGCGCCTTTGTACCGGTTCCCGATTTTGCCGATGCCTGTCTGAAAGGGGTTACGCCCAGCGATCGGCCGCTGGTACAAGTGCTTGGTGAGCGACTGAAAGAGCTGACCGGTGTTCATGTTCCTGAGGATGCCTGGAGTCAATCTGAGATCCCAGCACACCTGCAGATGCGGCTCAAAGTCGTTGATGAGGCTGGCAAGGGGCTGGAGTCCAGTCGCGATCTGACAGCTTTGAAAAAACGTCATGCCACACAGAGCAGTGCAGAGCATCGTCAGCTCAGTTCCCCGGAATTGGAACAGAGCGGTATCAAGCGCTGGGACTTTCCACCGCTTCCACAGCAGATGTCGGTTGCTCAGGGTGGTATCCAGCTGCAGGGATATCCAGCCCTGATCGACGAGGGGGAGAGTGTCTCTATCCGCTTACTGGATGCGGAATTCAACGCCCGCCGGCTGCATAAAGCGGGGGTTCGACGCCTGCTGATGATCAAGCTCTCCAAGGAGACCCGCTATCTGCGCAAGAACCTGACCAACCTGGATCGTATGCGCCTGCTCTATGCCAAGGTGCCGGCGCCTGTGCAAGGAGCGGGTAGCTCCGGCAGCAACAATCTTGAGGATGAGCTGGTGATCAAGGTGTTCGATCAGACTTTTCTCGACGGGCAGGAGGAGATCCGGGATAAGGAGAGTTTCGAACAACGATATCAAGCCTGCAAGGCCGAATTGATGACCAATTCGAATCTACTGTGTGAACAGCTGCTGAAGATCTTTGAGGTCTATCATCAAGCCCATCGTACCATTCACGGGATCAATCAGATCAACTGGATGAAGTCGGTGATGGATATGCGGGAGCAGCTGGATCGCCTGGTCTATCAGGGGTTTCTGCAGCAGATACCCGAAAACCAGTTGAAGGAGTACCCCAGATACCTGAAAGGGTTGTTGATGCGGGCTGAAAAACTGAGTCATGCCGCAGCCAGGGATCAGCAGCGAATGGCTGAGATGGCGGAGCTGCTGCAGAAGTGGAAACAGTGGGATGAGTTGTGTCGAAAGGAGGCCAGAACGGATCAGCGCATCGAGGAGATTCGCTGGGGACTGGAGGAGTTGAGAGTCTCCCTTTTCGCCCAGGAGCTGGGTACGAAGTATCCTGTCTCGGTAAAAAGATTGTCCAAGCGTGCCCGGGAGCTGGGGCTCTGA
- a CDS encoding YchJ family protein — MAECYCGSGVDFDACCGPILEGNAQAETAEALMRARYCAFVVNNPEFLHQSLHPDHRHDHDVNATRRWAENSEWLKLEVVDSSAGGADDDQGSVEFIATYKEQGMVRPHHEISRFIKQEGNWYFVDGELVAPQTEVRKQPKVGRNDPCPCGSGKKYKKCCGA; from the coding sequence ATGGCAGAATGTTATTGCGGTTCCGGTGTAGATTTCGATGCTTGCTGCGGACCGATCCTGGAAGGCAATGCACAAGCGGAAACCGCAGAAGCGCTGATGCGGGCGCGCTATTGCGCCTTTGTTGTCAATAATCCGGAATTTCTGCATCAATCCCTGCATCCGGATCATCGCCACGACCATGACGTCAATGCCACCCGGCGTTGGGCGGAGAACTCCGAGTGGCTGAAGTTGGAGGTGGTCGACTCTTCAGCCGGTGGTGCCGATGACGATCAGGGGAGTGTGGAGTTTATCGCCACCTACAAAGAGCAGGGGATGGTTCGGCCCCATCACGAAATCAGCCGCTTCATCAAACAGGAAGGCAACTGGTATTTTGTCGACGGCGAATTGGTGGCGCCACAGACCGAGGTGCGTAAACAGCCGAAAGTGGGCAGAAACGATCCCTGTCCCTGTGGCAGTGGTAAAAAGTACAAGAAGTGTTGTGGGGCATGA
- a CDS encoding PilZ domain-containing protein has protein sequence MQEQRQSPRKVADQVLEIQDQITGNTLGRIVNISAEGFMLLSQEPMLLGTVYQLNLIDPSSQETQKSVAFSAEAVWSTEASHPESFWSGFRITEISSDDVLYIDRLILEWNSEQ, from the coding sequence ATGCAAGAACAACGTCAATCCCCCCGTAAAGTGGCTGATCAGGTTTTAGAGATTCAGGATCAGATTACCGGCAACACACTGGGGCGCATTGTCAATATCAGTGCTGAAGGCTTCATGCTACTCAGCCAGGAACCGATGCTTCTCGGCACCGTCTACCAACTGAATCTGATTGATCCCTCATCCCAGGAGACGCAGAAGTCAGTGGCGTTCAGTGCAGAAGCGGTATGGTCTACCGAAGCCTCCCATCCGGAGAGCTTCTGGAGCGGTTTTCGAATTACCGAGATTTCGAGCGACGATGTGCTCTACATCGATCGATTGATTCTGGAGTGGAACTCTGAGCAGTAA
- a CDS encoding XrtA/PEP-CTERM system exopolysaccharide export protein, with the protein MNAANSAGGGSTGTASPSSPLYLIGPGDTLNVFVWGDQELTTDVVVRPDGLITTPLVEDLQASGKTPTELARNLEARLSKFVKNPKVTVSVRQFVGRYTEQVRVVGQASQPQSLPFREGMTLLDVIIEVGGLTEFASGNSATIVRKIDGKTSQYRVRLDDLIRDGDISANVRMMPGDVLIIPETWF; encoded by the coding sequence ATGAATGCGGCCAATTCAGCCGGCGGCGGCTCAACCGGTACGGCCTCTCCCTCTTCGCCTCTCTACCTGATAGGACCCGGTGACACTCTGAATGTATTTGTCTGGGGAGACCAGGAGCTGACGACCGATGTGGTGGTTCGTCCCGATGGACTGATTACCACTCCGTTGGTGGAGGATCTGCAGGCGAGTGGCAAAACCCCCACCGAGTTGGCCAGAAACCTGGAAGCCAGGCTCTCCAAGTTCGTCAAAAACCCCAAGGTCACCGTCAGCGTCCGGCAGTTTGTCGGTCGATACACCGAACAGGTTCGTGTCGTCGGTCAGGCATCCCAGCCCCAATCCCTTCCGTTCCGCGAAGGTATGACCCTGCTGGATGTGATCATCGAAGTTGGCGGCTTGACTGAATTCGCTTCAGGCAACAGCGCTACGATCGTGCGTAAGATCGATGGTAAGACCTCCCAATACCGGGTCAGACTGGATGACCTGATTCGTGACGGTGATATTTCAGCCAATGTCAGAATGATGCCCGGTGATGTACTGATCATTCCGGAAACCTGGTTTTAA
- a CDS encoding XrtA-associated tyrosine autokinase, translated as MSSIEKAIERLEKSKAEKKSVDRSAVAVEPEKTATPEAAPNETVAASQPVEEKLSPAVQESLEEPNEEAKRINLDYEALSSNGFIVPHSGNKQLSEEYRIIKRPLIRNALGKGAAPITHGNLVSIASSLPSEGKTFTAMNLALSIATELDTTVLLIDGDVLKYSLSRLLGIENEPGLIDLLSDKACNVSDVIIHTQIPRLKLIAAGHRSEKSTELLASKEMERLLDEISNRYSDRIIIFDSSPILATSEAAVLNQHMGQILLVVEAGETPVDAIKDSLSRLDHEKAIGLVLNKSREDKGSNYYGTYY; from the coding sequence ATGAGCAGCATAGAAAAAGCGATTGAACGTCTCGAGAAATCCAAGGCTGAGAAGAAGTCTGTGGATCGGTCAGCTGTGGCGGTTGAGCCGGAGAAAACGGCAACGCCCGAGGCGGCTCCAAACGAAACAGTAGCTGCTTCCCAGCCTGTGGAAGAGAAGCTCTCTCCAGCAGTGCAGGAGAGCCTCGAGGAGCCCAATGAAGAGGCAAAACGAATCAACCTCGATTATGAAGCACTCTCCAGCAACGGGTTTATTGTACCTCACTCCGGCAACAAGCAACTCTCTGAAGAGTACCGAATCATAAAAAGGCCTTTGATTCGTAACGCCTTGGGTAAGGGGGCTGCACCGATCACCCATGGAAACCTGGTCTCCATCGCCAGTTCGCTACCATCCGAAGGTAAAACCTTCACTGCGATGAATCTGGCCCTGAGTATCGCGACTGAACTGGATACCACCGTGCTGCTGATCGACGGGGATGTGCTGAAATACTCCCTGAGCCGTCTGCTCGGAATCGAAAACGAGCCGGGTCTGATCGATCTGTTGAGTGATAAAGCGTGCAATGTGAGTGATGTCATCATTCACACTCAGATACCCCGTTTGAAACTGATCGCGGCGGGCCATCGCTCTGAAAAATCAACCGAGCTCCTGGCCAGTAAAGAGATGGAGCGACTGCTGGATGAGATATCCAATCGTTATAGTGACCGGATCATCATATTTGATTCATCGCCGATTCTGGCAACCAGTGAAGCGGCGGTTCTGAATCAGCACATGGGACAGATCCTGTTGGTTGTGGAGGCCGGTGAAACACCCGTGGATGCGATCAAGGACTCGCTCTCCCGTCTCGATCATGAAAAGGCGATCGGACTGGTGCTGAACAAAAGCCGGGAAGACAAAGGTTCCAACTATTATGGAACCTACTATTAA
- a CDS encoding Re/Si-specific NAD(P)(+) transhydrogenase subunit alpha, producing MKIGLLKESVAGEHRVALSPDVTKKLIAKGFEVDVTAGAGEHAHFSDALYSEAGAKIVTAAEALKADILVRVRKPSADEVADLPKGAILISHIESCEQDETLKQILAKEVVFLAMERIPRISRAQAMDALSSQSNIAGYRAVIEAGAHYGRFLPLMMTSAGSAKPARVVVLGAGVAGLQAIATAKRLGAEVFAYDIRPETKEQIESLGAKAIELDIGESGSGEGGYAKELSDEAKAKQQQALADELSKAHIIITTALIPCRPAPTLVSEEVIKNMREGSVVIDLAAANGGNCPLTEADKVVVKHGVTLVGHTNYPSMVPSDASAFYGGNIMNLLNIMVEKTDEGLVLKDLQEDEITSAMRLKPE from the coding sequence ATGAAAATAGGCCTGTTAAAGGAGTCGGTGGCAGGTGAGCACAGGGTTGCTCTGTCACCTGACGTTACAAAAAAACTGATCGCGAAGGGCTTTGAAGTCGATGTCACTGCAGGTGCAGGCGAGCATGCCCATTTTTCCGATGCACTCTACAGCGAGGCGGGTGCGAAGATCGTTACAGCAGCAGAAGCGCTGAAAGCGGACATTCTGGTGCGGGTACGCAAACCATCGGCTGATGAAGTGGCCGATCTGCCGAAAGGGGCGATTCTGATATCGCATATTGAATCCTGTGAGCAGGATGAGACCCTCAAACAGATCCTGGCGAAAGAGGTCGTGTTTCTCGCGATGGAGCGGATACCCCGGATCTCCAGAGCCCAGGCTATGGATGCCTTGTCCTCTCAAAGCAATATTGCCGGTTACCGTGCGGTGATTGAGGCGGGTGCCCATTACGGACGTTTTCTGCCTCTGATGATGACTTCGGCAGGCTCAGCCAAACCGGCAAGAGTGGTTGTACTGGGCGCCGGCGTTGCCGGTCTGCAGGCCATCGCTACGGCGAAAAGGCTGGGGGCAGAGGTATTTGCCTATGACATACGGCCTGAGACCAAAGAGCAGATCGAATCCCTCGGCGCCAAAGCGATCGAGTTGGATATCGGTGAGAGTGGCTCCGGTGAAGGTGGCTATGCGAAAGAGTTGTCCGACGAGGCCAAGGCAAAACAGCAGCAGGCGTTGGCCGATGAGCTGAGTAAAGCCCACATCATCATCACAACCGCATTGATCCCCTGTCGTCCCGCACCGACCCTGGTGAGTGAAGAGGTGATCAAAAACATGCGTGAGGGCTCAGTGGTCATTGATCTGGCGGCTGCTAACGGAGGCAATTGTCCTCTGACCGAAGCTGACAAGGTGGTGGTCAAGCATGGTGTCACACTGGTAGGGCATACCAACTACCCCTCGATGGTGCCATCGGATGCCAGTGCCTTCTACGGAGGCAACATAATGAACCTATTGAATATCATGGTGGAAAAAACGGATGAGGGTCTGGTCCTGAAAGATCTGCAAGAGGACGAGATCACATCGGCTATGCGTCTCAAACCTGAGTGA